A single region of the Ziziphus jujuba cultivar Dongzao chromosome 10, ASM3175591v1 genome encodes:
- the LOC132799252 gene encoding F-box/kelch-repeat protein At3g06240-like produces MDNYLPTKWQSVSGFEEIFVFKEIEKLVQELVMMSISKCKMEDLPIELVISILLRLPAEDLRRCKGVCKSLYSIITSRPFIEVRRKIRNSYILVKYEDLISSKHVISLVCDETLEVVYTQTILSDTPLMDSMSSKDCVVKVVGCCNGVVCLRRIDMYVLWNPATRDAKIIPNGLYKSNPDKKMFQHREMGFGFDPKNNDYKLVSIQRLFEDNRRPVRPCQQEVEVYSLKAGCWKLLPGIIPTCDIMSAYSIEGCNGGEMISWLVWNEEYGEHVMSFDISNEVFITTPLPPCIIESSSDGNCRNSLMFHNASLALDHYVKDRKNQTETHNIWVLGEYGVKESWTNLFTVGPFKLLGPSISGFWNNNKVLLEVHGGGCRHDLILVDPSIRKIKDLDIHGTSPQVFNYQENLVQINATPPINLF; encoded by the exons ATGGATAATTATCTCCCCACCAAATGGCAG AGCGTATCAGGTTTTGAAGAGATATTTGTgtttaaagaaattgaaaagctCGTGCAAGAATTGGTTATGATGTCGATTAGCAAGTGCAAGATGGAGGATCTTCCGATAGAGTTGGTGATTTCAATCCTGTTACGTCTACCAGCGGAAGATCTTCGACGATGCAAAGGCGTCTGCAAGTCATTATACTCCATTATCACCAGTCGGCCTTTCATTGAGGTACGCCGGAAGATAAGGAATTCTTATATCCTTGTCAAATACGAGGATCTTATCAGTAGCAAGCATGTCATCTCTTTAGTTTGTGATGAAACCTTAGAAGTCGTTTATACCCAAACAATATTATCCGATACTCCATTAATGGATTCAATGAGTTCGAAAGATTGTGTCGTCAAGGTGGTGGGCTGCTGTAATGGTGTGGTATGTCTTAGGCGTATAGATATGTATGTCTTGTGGAACCCTGCAACAAGAGATGCAAAAATTATTCCAAATGGATTATACAAAAGCAATCCGGATAAGAAAATGTTTCAACATCGAGAGATGGGATTCGGTTTTGATCCCAAAAACAATGATTACAAACTTGTCTCAATCCAAAGATTGTTTGAAGACAATCGACGCCCTGTCCGTCCGTGCCAACAAGAGGTTGAAGTTTACAGCTTAAAAGCAGGTTGTTGGAAATTGCTACCAGGCATCATCCCAACTTGTGATATTATGTCGGCATATTCAATTGAAGGATGCAACGGTGGCGAAATGATTTCGTGGTTGGTATGGAATGAAGAGTATGGAGAACATGTCATGTCATTCGACATCAGCAATGAGGTATTCATAACAACACCTTTGCCTCCTTGTATAATTGAAAGCAGCAGTGATGGTAACTGTCGGAATAGCCTTATGTTTCATAATGCATCCCTTGCTCTTGATCATTATGTTAAAGATAGAAAGAATCAAACAGAGACCCATAACATATGGGTGTTGGGTGAATATGGTGTCAAGGAATCATGGACTAATCTATTTACTGTTGGACCCTTCAAATTATTAGGACCGAGTATAAGTGGATTTTGGAACAACAATAAGGTTCTTCTCGAGGTACACGGAGGTGGATGTCGTCATGATCTGATTTTGGTAGACCCTTCCATccgaaaaattaaagatttagatATTCATGGAACATCACCGCAAGTGTTTAACTACCAAGAAAATCTAGTTCAAATTAATGCAACTCCTCCTATCAACTTATTTTAA
- the LOC107412402 gene encoding disease resistance-like protein DSC1 codes for MICCKKWVEKLSEKTTKQPGDRSRLWKTENIHYVFKGNRGSAKVEGIFLNTSEMKEIILSPEIFSQMHNLRLLKIYNFDEEEKCKLKFPQGLHCLPDALTYLYWDGYPLKSLPSYFSPENIVILQMPYSQLEELWNGIQDLGKLIEMDLSHSKHLTKIPDAAHAPNLETINLEYCIKLVLEGCTEIKEVPSSIGSLDKLESLNLHNGKVLMNLPSSTSNMDSLKSLSLSACASIDMFPSLPRFLSRLDISGTPIKAVPSSVDELSGLVKFYLKGCKRLESLPTRIYNLKALTFLSLSVCSKLRYIPEISEPLESLRFLHLDETRSKEPPSSIGNLKGLTEENLDNCCKLKALPDSINKLNNTEHFSLFGCSKLEKFPTLSTSLANSNACQHSLDLKFFNCMMLDHEASRGIMADVHIRILRMAASTLKAKNEFPFFASPSLRIWCPGNEIPDWFTYQTEGDETPDWFTRPSKGSSLNIQLPLNWHSNLLGIALCTVVAFRNCDRNLPLWISCKCSLKRNNGIGHKFNWFMNWNRMMASKTWGVAESDHMFRWYDHSIFEDFIKKQANFFSSTCNATFIFNPVHQFSTITKCGINLLYAQDAERLGILSQDDREPDVKHNITKRSRNAFEAGEGVIFISSDEEEEDDQPNPKRI; via the exons ATGATCTGCTGCAAGAAATGGGTAGAGAAATTGTCCGAGAAGACTACTAAACAACCTGGAGACCGTAGTAGATTATGGAAAACTGAGAATATCCATTATGTGTTCAAAGGAAACAGG GGATCTGCAAAAGTTGAAGGCATATTCCTAAATACATCTGAGATGAAAGAGATAATTCTGAGCCCTGAAATCTTCTCACAGATGCATAATCTAAGGTtgcttaaaatttataattttgatgagGAAGAGAAATGCAAACTGAAATTTCCTCAAGGTCTTCATTGCCTTCCTGATGCACTTACATATCTATATTGGGATGGATACCCTCTTAAATCTTTGCCATCATATTTTAGTCCAGAGAACATTGTTATCCTTCAAATGCCTTACAGCCAACTTGAGGAACTTTGGAATGGCATTCAG GATCTTGGGAAGTTAATAGAGATGGATCTTAGTCACTCTAAGCACTTGACTAAAATCCCAGACGCTGCTCACGCTCCGAACCTTGAGACTATAAATCTTGAATACTGTATAA AGTTAGTTTTGGAAGGATGTACAGAAATAAAAGAAGTTCCCTCATCGATTGGATCTCTAGACAAACTCGAGTCTTTGAATCTTCACAACGGTAAAGTCCTTATGAATCTTCCGAGCAGCACTAGTAATATGGATTCACTCAAATCTCTGAGTCTCTCTGCCTGCGCATCCATTGACATGTTTCCAAGTCTTCCAAGGTTTCTAAGTCGGTTAGATATAAGTGGAACCCCGATAAAGGCAGTTCCATCATCAGTAGACGAACTGTCTGGTCTAGTTAAGTTTTATCTCAAAGGTTGCAAAAGGCTTGAGAGTCTCCCTACTCGCATTTATAATCTAAAAGCTCTCacatttctttctctctctgtatgCTCAAAATTGAGATACATTCCGGAAATCTCAGAGCCTTTGGAAAGTTTACGCTTCCTCCATTTGGATGAAACAAGAAGTAAAGAGCCACCCTCTTCCATTGGAAATCTAAAGGGGCTTACAGAAGAGAACCTTGACAACTGCTGCAAGCTTAAAGCTCTACCAGACAGCatcaataaattaaacaatacAGAACACTTTTCCTTGTTTGGCTgctcaaaacttgaaaaattcCCAACTTTATCAACTTCTTTAGCAAATTCGAATGCATGCCAACATAGCctggatttaaaatttttcaattgtATGATGTTGGATCATGAAGCAAGCAGGGGAATAATGGCTGATGTACATATCAGAATTTTGCGTATGGCAGCTTCTACATTAAAAGCTAAGAAT GAATTTCCATTCTTTGCATCACCCTCGTTAAGAATTTGGTGTCCAGGAAATGAAATTCCAGATTGGTTTACGTACCAAACAGAGGGAGATGAAACTCCAGATTGGTTTACGCGGCCATCAAAGGGATCTTCACTGAATATCCAGCTTCCTCTAAATTGGCACTCCAACTTGTTGGGTATCGCTCTCTGTACTGTTGTTGCATTCAGGAATTGCGATCGTAATTTACCTTTGTGGATATCATGTAAATGCTCATTGAAGAGGAACAATGGTATAGGCCATAAGTTCAACTGGTTTATGAACTGGAATAGGATGATGGCTAGCAAGACTTGGGGAGTTGCAGAATCTGATCACATGTTCCGGTGGTATGACCATAGCATCTTTGAGGATTTTATTAAGAAACAAGCAAACTTTTTTTCCTCTACTTGTAATGCCACATTTATTTTCAACCCAGTGCATCAATTTTCAACCATCACAAAGTGTGGGATCAACTTATTATATGCCCAAGATGCAGAGAGACTTGGTATCCTTAGTCAAGATGATAGGGAACCAGATGTCAAACATAATATAACTAAGAGAAGCCGGAATGCGTTTGAAGCCGGTGAAGGTGTGATTTTTATAAGCTCTgacgaggaagaagaagatgatcaaCCAAATCCTAAGAGAATTTGA